From Pseudomonadota bacterium, the proteins below share one genomic window:
- a CDS encoding Smr/MutS family protein, with the protein MARKKKNLPQLDDTDLYQSFGAASETVPSFAEELEESLAGQDLQVILKEKKPRKRSLSRREKIAVYPPPQEELDLHGMTSEAAERRVRTFLGGAAIEKIKTVRIITGKGLHSNGPAVLPDVTEMVLEELKSSGTVFHYQWEKKVKYKSGAVIVYLK; encoded by the coding sequence ATGGCCCGAAAGAAAAAAAATCTGCCACAGCTTGACGATACAGATCTGTACCAATCCTTCGGGGCGGCTTCGGAAACGGTCCCGAGCTTTGCCGAAGAACTGGAAGAAAGTCTTGCCGGCCAGGATCTGCAGGTCATCCTCAAGGAAAAGAAACCCCGGAAAAGAAGCCTTTCAAGGCGGGAGAAAATCGCTGTCTATCCTCCTCCCCAGGAAGAGCTGGACCTGCACGGGATGACTTCCGAAGCGGCGGAGCGAAGGGTTAGAACATTTCTCGGCGGTGCGGCCATAGAGAAAATAAAAACGGTCAGGATCATTACCGGCAAAGGCTTGCATTCCAACGGCCCTGCCGTCCTTCCGGATGTAACCGAAATGGTGCTGGAGGAGCTGAAGTCTTCCGGTACCGTGTTCCATTATCAATGGGAGAAAAAGGTAAAATACAAAAGCGGTGCGGTGATCGTTTATCTGAAATAG
- a CDS encoding helix-turn-helix domain-containing protein gives MNETSQYGGPQMVRIDGEKVRRLREQRGLTQLYVATVVEVTTDTISRWENRRYPSIKMENAEKLAEALQVGVEDFLDLQETAEPAEKTLPEQEIPYQPPTVKTSALSRPLLFLLLFVAVLITAYLFSKNSTPVDPAPFIRAERVVPPHVPAGQSFPVIIKVTSTSSQPVSVVLRDTVPSGCKAISGQPPISSTGKDQSLVKWVTRLEGSKTFAYLVKSPPGATGDTEMVFSGQILSGPGSGRTIELSGNNTLRIRNFHWADTNLDLRIDDEEILAVYDLFSEITGFEFKGEQLDELWAADRYSYDTNNHRYEVSQ, from the coding sequence ATGAACGAAACCAGCCAATACGGCGGGCCGCAGATGGTCCGGATCGACGGCGAAAAGGTCCGCCGGCTCCGTGAACAGAGAGGGCTGACCCAGCTCTATGTGGCCACGGTGGTTGAAGTGACCACCGATACCATCTCCCGCTGGGAAAATCGCCGTTACCCCTCCATCAAAATGGAAAACGCCGAAAAACTGGCCGAGGCCCTGCAGGTCGGGGTGGAAGACTTTCTCGATCTCCAGGAAACAGCGGAACCAGCGGAAAAAACACTACCGGAACAGGAAATTCCCTACCAGCCGCCAACCGTTAAAACATCCGCACTTTCCCGCCCTCTGCTTTTCCTGCTCCTTTTTGTTGCTGTGCTCATCACCGCCTATCTTTTCAGCAAGAATTCAACCCCGGTTGATCCCGCTCCCTTCATCCGGGCGGAAAGAGTTGTGCCCCCCCATGTCCCGGCCGGGCAGTCTTTCCCGGTCATTATCAAGGTCACCAGCACTTCATCGCAACCTGTCTCGGTGGTTCTCCGGGACACGGTCCCCTCCGGTTGCAAAGCGATCAGCGGGCAGCCTCCCATCTCCAGCACCGGCAAGGATCAATCCCTGGTGAAATGGGTCACCCGCCTGGAAGGCAGCAAAACCTTTGCCTATCTGGTAAAAAGTCCGCCCGGCGCAACCGGGGATACCGAGATGGTATTTTCCGGCCAGATTCTTTCCGGCCCGGGCTCAGGCAGAACGATTGAGCTTTCCGGGAACAACACCCTTCGGATTCGCAATTTTCACTGGGCGGACACCAACCTGGACCTCAGAATCGACGATGAGGAGATCCTTGCGGTCTATGATCTGTTCAGCGAAATCACCGGCTTCGAATTCAAGGGCGAACAGCTCGATGAACTTTGGGCCGCAGACCGATATTCCTATGACACCAACAATCACCGCTACGAGGTCAGTCAATGA
- a CDS encoding patatin-like phospholipase family protein: MINAKKLIEKNPDRVAGIQAFVFCLARCRFSVLILLAGLGLLLSDQGRDVIVAYGEDGRTRSLAVAEAIWAWSVWGWSRMLLDVNWDNPPHNPASYNFWRKWVPRVLGSLAFAVFGISAGKIGQHELAVWAAAMLLLFLVVVIKRKPVTNMVAARLGKVKLRREVISDTSRPEHESFTEMLGIPWREGHFTGERWSYRSLAAIAMFLTFFILAVISNIYPVFWMNTGTGALILFFLWASTWLPFGSWLSYHCDRIGIPLLTVLVVAALASSFTNDNHEIRGLAWEKKSDLRPTVSEAMDAWYQANIDDAKNGPPPFVVVATAGGGIRAAYWTATVLGKLQDDGGENFSRKVFAISGVSGGSVGATVYRRLLDTLEPAAEKMADSAQKVIDHDLLSPLVAALLYPDLAQRFIPFPVLLSRATAFENGLEQAFRSVTEELGVTDQTGLEYSLGSLEVAENNWKPSLFLNSTWSDNGRRIVAGNLRFGNHPNEAHAFSLSNDELAILGHDLRLSTAAHNSARFPFVSPPGMWRDKDEKIAGRLQDGGLFENYGAETALEIISLACSKFACFDEDVTAERPRIKPVVVLISSDPTLPADLAESPKNNPPLGFGYEVRSTFRTYARVRVGRGAELASQLKNTMEDVQGSFYYFRMCKNGEVGEPPLGWALSDIAQATIRDYFRATYKENPETCREKNVHAEQVLVDLLKQ, encoded by the coding sequence ATGATCAATGCAAAGAAACTGATTGAAAAGAATCCCGACCGGGTTGCCGGTATTCAGGCCTTCGTTTTCTGTCTTGCCCGTTGCCGTTTCAGTGTGCTGATTCTGCTGGCGGGCCTGGGCCTGCTTCTCTCCGACCAGGGTCGGGATGTCATTGTCGCCTATGGAGAAGACGGCAGGACCCGGAGTCTTGCGGTGGCCGAGGCAATCTGGGCCTGGAGTGTGTGGGGTTGGAGCCGTATGCTGCTCGATGTAAACTGGGACAATCCGCCGCACAATCCGGCAAGCTATAATTTCTGGCGTAAATGGGTGCCGCGGGTTCTCGGAAGTCTTGCATTCGCAGTTTTCGGAATCAGCGCCGGGAAGATAGGACAACATGAACTGGCGGTTTGGGCTGCAGCAATGCTTTTGCTGTTTCTGGTTGTGGTTATCAAGCGGAAACCCGTTACCAATATGGTTGCCGCCAGGCTCGGCAAGGTCAAGCTGCGGAGGGAGGTTATTTCCGACACCAGCCGCCCTGAACACGAGAGCTTCACGGAGATGCTCGGTATCCCGTGGCGGGAAGGCCATTTTACCGGAGAACGCTGGTCGTATCGGTCGTTGGCTGCCATCGCCATGTTCCTTACGTTTTTTATTCTGGCGGTGATCAGCAATATCTATCCGGTTTTCTGGATGAATACTGGAACCGGCGCCCTGATCCTGTTTTTTCTCTGGGCGAGCACCTGGCTACCGTTTGGCAGCTGGCTCAGCTATCATTGCGACCGGATCGGTATTCCCCTGTTGACGGTGCTGGTTGTTGCCGCCCTGGCTTCGAGTTTCACGAATGATAATCATGAAATTCGCGGGCTCGCATGGGAGAAGAAGAGCGACTTGCGACCAACCGTTTCCGAGGCGATGGATGCCTGGTATCAGGCGAATATTGATGATGCGAAGAATGGTCCGCCCCCCTTCGTGGTGGTCGCCACCGCCGGGGGTGGTATCCGGGCGGCCTACTGGACTGCGACCGTCCTCGGCAAGCTGCAGGATGACGGCGGAGAGAATTTTTCCCGGAAGGTTTTCGCGATCAGCGGGGTTTCCGGTGGTTCGGTGGGGGCTACGGTGTACCGGCGTCTGCTCGACACCCTTGAGCCGGCAGCGGAAAAGATGGCCGACAGCGCGCAGAAAGTAATCGATCATGATCTGCTCAGTCCACTGGTGGCGGCGCTGCTCTATCCGGATCTGGCCCAGCGCTTTATCCCTTTCCCGGTTTTGCTTTCCCGGGCCACGGCCTTTGAAAACGGCCTGGAGCAGGCGTTCAGGAGCGTAACGGAGGAGCTGGGAGTGACAGATCAAACCGGTCTCGAATACTCCCTGGGGTCTCTGGAGGTTGCAGAAAACAACTGGAAACCTTCTCTGTTTCTGAATTCCACCTGGTCAGATAACGGCCGGCGGATCGTGGCCGGCAATCTTCGTTTCGGTAATCATCCGAACGAGGCGCACGCCTTTTCCCTTTCCAATGATGAACTGGCGATCCTGGGCCACGATCTGCGCCTTTCCACCGCCGCCCATAACAGCGCCCGCTTCCCGTTCGTCAGTCCTCCCGGGATGTGGAGAGATAAGGACGAAAAAATTGCCGGACGATTACAGGATGGCGGTCTCTTTGAAAATTACGGTGCGGAAACGGCATTGGAAATCATCAGCCTGGCCTGTAGTAAATTTGCCTGTTTCGATGAAGATGTGACCGCAGAGCGTCCCCGGATCAAACCTGTTGTGGTCCTGATCAGCAGCGATCCGACCCTGCCAGCGGATCTGGCCGAGAGCCCGAAGAACAACCCGCCCCTCGGTTTCGGTTATGAGGTCCGCTCAACCTTCCGCACCTACGCAAGGGTCCGGGTCGGCCGGGGGGCGGAACTGGCTTCTCAACTGAAGAACACAATGGAGGATGTCCAGGGTTCCTTCTATTATTTCCGGATGTGCAAAAACGGTGAAGTCGGGGAACCGCCCCTGGGTTGGGCTTTGTCCGATATAGCGCAGGCAACGATTAGAGATTATTTTCGCGCAACATATAAAGAAAACCCCGAAACATGTCGTGAGAAGAATGTCCACGCAGAGCAAGTACTGGTGGATTTACTGAAGCAATAA
- a CDS encoding mechanosensitive ion channel encodes MSKVDDLQKRIKSFADSENEDIAKALNVTVEQLKERTEILQETLAYYNQQLQALRKHDSLLQEKQALQDRIATGEALKLEESPPYSLKFYDDFNVRLAENQRNLETALLAVSVSERALRDAKDRFKEAGVKIRQLKSDSAQLKDHQAVLQNQWLLEQAERDEGLAGGVTGYQELALTNAREEAELAAIRANLNSQVRERIRENLHFDPADLDKQLAAIDEQKRELQERSDAIRKNLRQANREVDKVQKKVERAQGENEINKVKATLDVAEQWRQTYRIQLEQVENIIQQLSTRKQLWKQRYDLIKGAIERKEFTALKEGAVKQRDRLQQSLALEQERQTSLQLQIGKLEEQLRQEGLSWDAKGNLNEQRNALVGLVNSTINFITALNHTNQMNLRFIDELESARRSLSLAEMVSVTIARLQGWWKAELFVIDDQPLTLGTITTSLVILILGIILTGFVSRLLQKRLLVRLNISASSAAIAGKLVHYIILILVVLFAMRIVNIPLTAFTFFGGAIAIGVGFGAQKLINNFISCFIIMAEQPIRVGDLIMMDNEQCWIEDIGARCTKVRTYSNINILVPNSYFLENNITNWTHSDNIVRGKVTVGVAYGSPTRTVKEELLKAAAEHGEVRKHPEPYVFFGDFGDNALVFELYYWVTVTQSVGIQRISSDLRFMVDERLRDAGITIAFPQRDLHFDSGKPLQIELSRAKPGKEKE; translated from the coding sequence ATGAGCAAAGTTGATGATCTGCAGAAACGGATCAAAAGCTTTGCCGACTCGGAAAATGAGGATATTGCCAAGGCGCTCAATGTAACCGTTGAACAACTCAAAGAGCGAACGGAAATCCTCCAGGAAACCCTCGCCTATTACAACCAGCAGCTGCAGGCACTGCGCAAACATGACTCCCTGCTCCAGGAAAAGCAGGCCTTACAGGACCGGATTGCTACCGGGGAGGCCCTGAAGCTTGAAGAGTCACCGCCCTATTCCCTCAAGTTCTATGATGACTTCAATGTCCGGCTTGCGGAAAACCAGAGAAACCTGGAAACCGCGTTACTTGCCGTCTCCGTCAGCGAAAGGGCGCTGCGCGATGCCAAAGACCGGTTCAAGGAGGCCGGCGTCAAAATCAGGCAGCTGAAGAGCGATTCCGCCCAACTCAAAGATCATCAGGCGGTCCTGCAGAACCAGTGGCTGCTCGAACAGGCCGAAAGGGATGAAGGACTGGCCGGAGGTGTTACCGGATACCAGGAACTGGCCCTGACCAATGCCAGGGAAGAAGCGGAGCTGGCCGCGATCAGAGCAAATCTGAACAGTCAGGTTCGTGAACGGATCCGGGAAAATCTGCATTTCGATCCGGCGGACCTCGACAAACAACTGGCCGCCATTGATGAACAGAAAAGAGAACTGCAGGAACGATCAGACGCGATCAGGAAAAACCTCCGCCAGGCCAACCGGGAAGTGGACAAGGTCCAGAAAAAAGTCGAGCGGGCACAAGGCGAAAACGAGATCAATAAGGTAAAGGCAACGCTGGACGTTGCCGAGCAGTGGCGCCAAACCTACCGGATCCAGCTTGAGCAGGTTGAAAACATCATCCAGCAGCTGAGTACCAGAAAACAGCTCTGGAAACAGAGATATGATCTCATAAAAGGCGCGATTGAGCGTAAAGAGTTTACCGCTCTCAAAGAGGGGGCGGTAAAACAGCGGGACCGTTTGCAGCAGAGTCTGGCTCTGGAACAGGAGCGACAGACCAGTCTCCAGCTGCAGATCGGTAAACTTGAAGAACAGCTGCGGCAGGAAGGGCTCTCCTGGGACGCGAAAGGAAACCTGAACGAGCAGCGCAACGCCCTGGTTGGCCTGGTGAACAGCACCATCAATTTTATTACCGCCCTGAACCACACCAACCAGATGAACCTGAGATTTATTGATGAACTGGAAAGCGCCCGGCGCTCGTTATCACTTGCCGAAATGGTTTCCGTGACCATCGCCAGACTGCAGGGCTGGTGGAAGGCGGAACTTTTTGTCATCGATGACCAACCCCTGACCCTGGGCACCATCACCACCTCCCTGGTCATCCTGATCCTCGGCATTATCCTGACCGGCTTTGTAAGCCGCCTGCTGCAGAAAAGGCTTCTCGTCCGCCTCAACATCAGCGCCAGTTCCGCTGCCATTGCCGGCAAGCTTGTTCATTACATCATTCTGATTCTGGTGGTTCTTTTTGCGATGCGGATTGTCAACATCCCCCTCACCGCCTTTACCTTCTTCGGCGGCGCCATCGCCATCGGCGTCGGTTTCGGGGCCCAGAAACTGATCAATAATTTCATCAGCTGTTTCATTATCATGGCCGAACAGCCGATCCGGGTAGGTGACCTGATCATGATGGACAACGAGCAGTGCTGGATCGAGGACATCGGCGCCCGCTGCACCAAAGTCCGGACCTATTCAAATATCAACATCCTGGTTCCCAACAGTTATTTTCTGGAAAACAATATCACCAACTGGACCCATAGCGACAACATTGTCCGCGGCAAAGTGACGGTCGGGGTCGCCTATGGTTCACCGACCCGCACCGTCAAGGAAGAGTTGCTGAAAGCGGCGGCTGAACACGGCGAAGTCCGTAAACATCCGGAGCCCTACGTTTTTTTCGGCGATTTCGGTGACAACGCCCTGGTCTTTGAACTCTATTACTGGGTTACGGTCACCCAGAGCGTCGGGATCCAGAGAATCTCCAGCGACCTTCGCTTCATGGTCGATGAGCGACTGCGCGACGCCGGGATCACCATTGCCTTCCCGCAACGCGATCTCCATTTTGACAGCGGCAAACCGCTGCAGATTGAACTGTCCCGAGCAAAACCGGGGAAAGAGAAGGAATAG
- a CDS encoding PAS domain S-box protein, which produces MKFIFLSAMIFVIVVLSFPLIISGYKLMNRSTYLLGTELLTDKLAHQIMPVESSYERLKMIGLEDSTIHLDEIRQRALVSFARFRYLETGRIFVIGRDRSILLSNDFANAKEPGFANLFAGMADGRESVNYRAQGHNKLAIFTLFERWDCYVGISIDHAELFAARNKFLLINALVLAGTILLAVLLMIFLQRLIISPLIRLADFTTGVMQEVYKADVPGQFLFELGTLKTGLCSMVADLVNKMGEAENQLEVISEREAELDIAHKALLHSEAQLQAILDNSTAVVYLKDIEGCYLSINRQYEEVFHIRQEEILGRNDHDIFPKDVADALRENDRRIFAGKMPQVLEEQIPHDDGLLHTYVSVKFPMFDENGDIYAVGGISTDITSRKEAEEKLAAEQERLAVTLRSIGDGVITTDIDGRVMLVNKVAEELTGWKQSEALGRSLEEVLNIVDMRTGDKIGALVPRIIGAGQVSNFSGNLCLIAKDGTRREIADSGAPIHDRKSRTIGVVLVFRDITEKVRTDLELLKIRKLESVGVLAGGIAHDFNNLLAAIMGNISLAKYIVDQEDEVYSLLNEAEKASLRAKALTGQLLTFSKGGEPIRHAASIAEVIKDSADFVLRGSNVVCRFDLPEDLWLADIDKGQISQVIQNIIINAAQAMGMEGGRVEVKCGNIKGSEISGIRLTGNAYLVIYITDNGPGIKPTDLDRIFDPYFTTKKMGSGLGLAVTHSIINKHEGHISVTSTPGEGTTFTIYLPAIADQVASLVLLEKQADMISSQMVPSGKGRIMVMDDDDSVRTIAIRMLEFSGYEAAGARDGEEAIAMYRQAMGTESPYDLVIMDLTIPNGMGGERAVQKLLELDPGARVIVASGYSNDPVMAGFRKYGFVAAVHKPFQLRELSNTVREILS; this is translated from the coding sequence GTGAAATTTATTTTTCTGTCGGCCATGATCTTTGTCATCGTCGTCCTCTCTTTTCCACTGATCATCTCCGGTTACAAGCTGATGAACAGGAGCACTTATCTCCTTGGTACTGAACTTCTCACCGATAAGCTGGCTCACCAGATCATGCCGGTGGAAAGCAGTTACGAGCGGTTGAAAATGATCGGCCTGGAAGACAGCACAATCCATCTGGATGAAATCAGGCAGAGGGCTCTGGTTTCGTTTGCGAGGTTTCGCTATCTTGAAACCGGCAGGATTTTTGTGATCGGCCGGGACAGATCGATCCTTCTTTCAAACGACTTCGCAAACGCTAAGGAACCGGGATTTGCAAACCTGTTTGCCGGAATGGCAGACGGGCGGGAAAGTGTCAACTATCGGGCCCAGGGGCATAATAAACTCGCAATCTTTACCCTGTTCGAGAGGTGGGACTGCTATGTCGGGATCAGCATTGATCATGCCGAGTTGTTTGCCGCCCGCAACAAGTTTCTCCTGATCAATGCCCTGGTGCTGGCCGGGACCATACTCCTGGCGGTGTTGTTAATGATCTTCCTGCAGCGGTTGATCATTTCTCCGCTGATCAGGCTGGCCGACTTCACTACCGGAGTGATGCAGGAGGTTTATAAGGCGGATGTTCCCGGACAATTTCTTTTTGAGCTCGGCACCTTGAAAACCGGGCTTTGCAGCATGGTGGCCGACCTGGTCAATAAAATGGGAGAAGCGGAGAATCAACTGGAAGTGATCAGTGAGCGGGAGGCGGAGCTTGATATCGCCCATAAAGCTCTGCTCCACAGCGAGGCCCAGCTGCAGGCGATACTCGATAACTCAACCGCGGTAGTCTACCTGAAAGATATCGAGGGCTGTTATCTCTCCATAAACCGGCAATATGAAGAAGTCTTCCATATCAGGCAGGAGGAGATTCTCGGCCGGAATGATCATGATATTTTTCCGAAAGATGTAGCCGATGCCTTGCGGGAGAATGACCGGAGGATTTTTGCCGGCAAGATGCCGCAGGTTTTGGAAGAGCAGATTCCCCACGATGACGGGCTTCTTCACACCTATGTTTCGGTGAAGTTTCCGATGTTTGATGAAAACGGCGACATTTATGCCGTGGGCGGGATTTCAACCGACATTACCAGCCGGAAGGAGGCGGAGGAGAAACTGGCCGCCGAGCAGGAGCGGCTTGCGGTCACCCTGCGCAGTATCGGCGACGGGGTGATAACGACCGACATCGACGGCAGGGTCATGTTGGTCAACAAGGTCGCCGAAGAATTGACCGGCTGGAAACAGAGCGAAGCCCTTGGCCGATCCCTTGAGGAAGTGCTCAATATCGTCGACATGAGAACCGGCGATAAGATCGGGGCGCTGGTGCCGAGAATAATTGGTGCCGGCCAGGTGAGTAATTTCAGCGGCAACCTCTGCCTGATTGCCAAAGACGGCACGAGGAGGGAGATTGCCGACAGCGGCGCGCCGATCCATGACCGGAAGAGCAGGACTATCGGCGTGGTCCTGGTTTTTCGGGATATCACCGAAAAGGTCAGGACTGATCTGGAGTTGCTGAAAATCAGAAAACTTGAGTCGGTCGGGGTTCTGGCGGGCGGTATCGCTCATGATTTCAACAATCTGCTTGCCGCGATCATGGGGAATATCAGTCTGGCCAAGTATATTGTTGATCAGGAAGATGAGGTGTATTCATTGCTGAATGAGGCGGAGAAAGCTTCCCTTCGCGCCAAGGCCCTGACCGGGCAGCTCCTCACCTTCTCCAAGGGAGGCGAGCCCATCCGGCATGCCGCTTCTATCGCAGAGGTCATAAAGGATTCGGCCGATTTTGTTCTGCGGGGCAGCAATGTGGTCTGCCGGTTTGATCTGCCGGAAGACCTCTGGCTGGCCGATATCGACAAGGGGCAGATCAGCCAGGTGATCCAGAACATCATCATCAACGCCGCCCAGGCCATGGGCATGGAAGGCGGCAGGGTCGAGGTGAAGTGCGGCAATATCAAAGGGTCCGAGATCAGCGGAATCCGGTTGACCGGCAACGCCTATCTGGTGATTTATATCACCGACAACGGACCCGGGATCAAGCCGACTGATCTGGACAGGATCTTCGACCCCTATTTCACCACCAAAAAGATGGGCAGCGGTCTCGGCCTTGCGGTAACCCACTCAATCATCAACAAGCATGAGGGCCATATCTCGGTCACTTCAACCCCTGGAGAGGGGACAACGTTTACCATTTATCTGCCGGCCATTGCTGATCAGGTCGCCTCGCTGGTTCTTCTGGAAAAACAAGCGGATATGATTTCCAGTCAGATGGTGCCGAGCGGCAAAGGAAGGATAATGGTCATGGACGATGACGATTCCGTCAGAACCATTGCCATCCGGATGCTTGAATTTTCCGGCTATGAAGCAGCCGGAGCCCGGGACGGAGAAGAGGCCATTGCGATGTACCGGCAGGCAATGGGCACCGAAAGCCCATATGATCTGGTGATCATGGATCTCACAATCCCGAATGGGATGGGGGGGGAGAGGGCGGTGCAAAAACTTCTGGAGCTCGATCCGGGGGCCAGGGTGATCGTGGCCTCGGGATATTCAAATGACCCGGTTATGGCCGGTTTCAGGAAGTACGGTTTCGTTGCGGCGGTCCATAAGCCTTTTCAGCTGAGGGAACTCAGCAACACGGTTCGCGAAATTTTATCCTGA
- a CDS encoding cytochrome c family protein → MRNSTIVTIALTVMASTFFLHSVQAGSPLTAPEDTIIIEGKKPVKFKHAVHLELGVACGECHHDLKHEPLTAEGIGALPSSDALQCATCHNSDFAVAELQQRKNIFHTNCKDCHGKEVNGKKGPTNCTGCHDKKKKAVEGC, encoded by the coding sequence ATGAGAAACTCAACAATCGTTACAATCGCTTTAACCGTGATGGCCAGTACCTTTTTTTTGCACAGCGTTCAAGCCGGCAGCCCGCTTACGGCACCGGAAGACACCATCATTATTGAAGGGAAAAAGCCGGTGAAATTCAAGCACGCAGTTCATCTCGAACTCGGGGTGGCCTGTGGAGAATGTCATCATGATCTCAAACACGAGCCCTTAACCGCAGAGGGTATCGGCGCTTTGCCTTCTTCTGACGCACTTCAATGCGCCACCTGCCATAACAGTGATTTTGCGGTCGCGGAACTGCAGCAGAGAAAAAATATATTTCATACCAACTGCAAGGATTGTCATGGGAAAGAAGTGAACGGCAAAAAGGGGCCGACCAACTGTACCGGGTGCCACGACAAGAAGAAAAAGGCAGTAGAGGGGTGCTAG